Proteins encoded by one window of Desulfovibrio oxyclinae DSM 11498:
- a CDS encoding multiheme c-type cytochrome, whose protein sequence is MRKTYTLLTLLAALLLLAAPASGADLQKKKEFRIERGMSKQAMACLQCHKQESPGLFADWAASRHAAANITCLDCHQADEHDKDVSKSHYKQYERSDTKWGVSEYKVPVAGVVTPKDCSRCHPDEVKQYSRSKHANTNIIVWKIDFWMKKGLNNTVERSTGCYACHGSILKVNEEGELDPDTWPNVGVGRVNLDGSLGSCSSCHTRHRFSVMEARKPEACGQCHLGPDHPQIEIYNESKHGAIYDAFGDEYNWRAAPGTWTPGVDYRGPTCASCHMSGAGEVMTTHDVTERLSWETQAPLTVRPENFKPFPAKTDWKTERDKMKEICKQCHGQKWVDDHYNKLDQAVENYNETYYKPVKAKLDEMYEKGLLDKDNPFDQKPEIEYYFLWHHEGRRARMGAAMMAPDYAWWHGFFECKHRYMVFMEEAEKILGTGEPAPKYEPFPGTGGSTERPNMPMK, encoded by the coding sequence ATGAGAAAGACTTACACGCTGTTGACGCTTCTGGCCGCGTTGCTGCTTCTGGCAGCCCCGGCCTCCGGCGCTGATCTGCAGAAGAAAAAGGAATTCCGCATTGAGCGCGGCATGTCGAAACAGGCCATGGCCTGTCTCCAGTGCCACAAGCAGGAATCACCCGGACTCTTCGCGGACTGGGCGGCAAGCCGTCACGCTGCCGCCAACATCACCTGTCTCGATTGCCACCAGGCTGACGAACACGACAAGGACGTCAGTAAATCTCACTACAAACAGTACGAGCGCTCCGACACCAAATGGGGTGTAAGCGAATACAAAGTCCCGGTGGCAGGCGTGGTCACCCCGAAGGACTGCTCCCGCTGCCACCCGGACGAGGTAAAGCAGTACAGCCGCTCCAAGCACGCCAACACCAACATCATTGTCTGGAAGATCGACTTCTGGATGAAAAAGGGTCTGAACAACACCGTCGAACGTTCCACCGGCTGCTACGCCTGTCACGGCAGCATCCTGAAGGTGAACGAAGAAGGTGAACTCGACCCCGACACCTGGCCGAACGTCGGCGTCGGCCGCGTGAACCTGGACGGCAGCCTTGGCTCCTGCTCCAGCTGTCACACCAGGCACCGCTTCTCGGTCATGGAAGCTCGCAAGCCCGAAGCCTGCGGCCAGTGCCACCTCGGTCCGGACCATCCGCAGATCGAAATCTACAACGAATCCAAGCACGGCGCCATCTATGACGCCTTCGGCGACGAGTACAACTGGCGTGCCGCACCCGGCACCTGGACGCCCGGCGTGGACTACCGCGGTCCCACCTGCGCCAGCTGCCACATGTCCGGCGCGGGCGAAGTCATGACCACTCATGACGTCACCGAACGCCTCAGCTGGGAAACTCAGGCGCCGCTCACGGTCCGCCCCGAGAACTTCAAGCCGTTCCCGGCCAAGACCGACTGGAAGACCGAGCGCGACAAGATGAAGGAAATCTGCAAGCAGTGCCACGGCCAGAAATGGGTTGATGACCATTACAACAAGCTTGATCAGGCTGTGGAGAACTACAACGAGACGTACTACAAGCCTGTAAAGGCCAAGCTGGACGAAATGTACGAGAAGGGTCTGCTCGACAAGGATAACCCCTTCGACCAGAAGCCCGAAATCGAGTACTACTTCCTCTGGCACCACGAAGGACGTCGAGCACGCATGGGCGCGGCCATGATGGCCCCGGACTATGCGTGGTGGCACGGTTTCTTCGAGTGCAAGCACCGCTACATGGTCTTCATGGAAGAGGCCGAGAAAATCCTCGGCACCGGCGAACCCGCTCCGAAGTATGAGCCCTTCCCCGGCACCGGCGGAAGCACGGAACGCCCCAACATGCCCATGAAGTAG
- a CDS encoding pyruvate ferredoxin oxidoreductase subunit gamma, whose product MIEIRLHGRGGQGGVTSAELLAKAAIAEGKYAQAFPSFGPERRGAPVMAFVRVDDEQIRLREKIYSPDIVLVLDPSLLDIVDVAEGLSENGTVVVNSAMTPEELKEKYGFPKVATVDANKVAMEELGVPITNTTMLGALLKASGIIGVQEMEEPIGERFGGKLGPKNFKALERAYGETMVA is encoded by the coding sequence ATGATCGAGATCAGGCTGCACGGCAGAGGTGGACAAGGTGGCGTAACGTCCGCGGAACTGCTGGCAAAGGCTGCCATTGCCGAAGGCAAGTACGCGCAGGCGTTTCCGAGCTTCGGCCCGGAACGGCGCGGGGCGCCGGTGATGGCATTCGTACGTGTCGATGACGAGCAGATCAGGCTGCGGGAGAAAATCTACTCCCCGGACATCGTGCTTGTGCTCGACCCAAGCCTTCTGGACATCGTGGATGTGGCGGAAGGCCTTTCGGAAAACGGAACCGTGGTGGTCAACTCCGCCATGACGCCCGAGGAACTGAAAGAGAAGTACGGATTCCCGAAGGTCGCTACCGTGGACGCCAACAAGGTCGCCATGGAAGAACTCGGGGTTCCCATTACCAACACGACCATGCTCGGAGCGCTGCTCAAGGCCTCCGGCATCATCGGTGTGCAGGAAATGGAAGAGCCCATCGGCGAACGCTTCGGCGGCAAGCTTGGCCCCAAGAACTTCAAAGCTCTTGAACGGGCCTACGGCGAAACAATGGTTGCCTAG
- the recR gene encoding recombination mediator RecR: MSRLPAPLQEAVDQLSSLPGIGPKSALRIALTLLKMPPEKARGVGGSIIELRESLCMCEDCASLAEASPCALCSDPERERSRMCIVSEWDALLALEEMGMFKGRYLVLGGLISPLDGVEPGHLEFDRLRRHLDSGEVEELILALGATMDAESTASYIKNMVEKEYPGVTVTRLAQGIPIGGEVKYMDKETLRQSLLHRHGF, from the coding sequence GTGAGCAGACTTCCGGCCCCGCTTCAGGAAGCGGTGGACCAACTCTCCAGCCTGCCGGGCATCGGCCCCAAGTCGGCCCTGCGCATTGCGCTCACGCTGCTGAAGATGCCGCCTGAGAAGGCGCGCGGAGTCGGCGGCAGCATCATCGAGCTGCGTGAAAGCCTGTGCATGTGTGAGGACTGCGCGAGTCTGGCCGAAGCCAGTCCCTGCGCTCTGTGCTCGGATCCGGAACGCGAACGCTCGCGCATGTGCATCGTGAGCGAGTGGGACGCGCTTCTGGCTCTTGAGGAGATGGGCATGTTCAAGGGGCGTTATCTTGTCCTCGGCGGCCTCATCTCTCCTCTGGACGGGGTGGAGCCGGGGCACCTTGAGTTCGACAGGCTGCGACGGCACCTCGACTCCGGCGAAGTCGAAGAGCTGATTCTCGCCCTCGGTGCGACCATGGATGCGGAAAGCACGGCTTCCTACATCAAGAACATGGTTGAGAAGGAATACCCCGGCGTGACGGTGACCCGTCTGGCTCAGGGGATTCCCATCGGCGGCGAAGTCAAGTATATGGATAAGGAGACCCTCAGGCAGTCCCTGTTGCACAGGCACGGGTTCTGA
- a CDS encoding RtcB family protein encodes MKRHLVQKSPFEWELPIHGDMRVPGIIFASESILADMDEEVLKQVRDVACLPGIVRASMAMPDAHAGYGFPIGGVAAFDPQRGGVISMGGVGFDIACGVRTLLTGLTRDDILAHQEKLADTLFASVPAGVGRGGDIVLEGDELDEMLTRGATWAVQRGLGQKADLERIEDNGISRGANPSKVSKEAKKRIRNQIGSLGGGNHYLEVQYVEEILDAEKADIFGISEGDALVSIHCGSRGLGHQIGTDFLNAMAPTKSRKGKKSKSGAPKSKHPRQLAHAPIDSKEAQNYLAAMHCGINCALANRQVITHLVRKAFASVMPEATLPLLYDVSHNTCKVERHEGEHGTRKLFVHRKGATRAYPPGHPSLPEDIREAGQPVLIGGSMGSASYILAGTQEAMRKSFGSANHGAGRALSRTEAKRKFDGMDIGESLRHKGILVRSKSLKSVAEEAPDAYKKSSDVITSVTGAGLAAPVARLMPMICIKG; translated from the coding sequence ATGAAGCGTCATCTTGTCCAGAAAAGCCCATTCGAATGGGAACTGCCCATCCATGGCGACATGCGGGTGCCCGGGATTATCTTCGCTTCCGAATCCATTCTCGCCGACATGGACGAAGAGGTGCTGAAACAGGTAAGGGATGTGGCCTGCCTGCCCGGCATCGTCCGCGCATCCATGGCCATGCCCGACGCCCACGCCGGATACGGCTTTCCCATCGGCGGTGTTGCGGCCTTCGATCCGCAGCGAGGGGGCGTCATTTCAATGGGAGGTGTCGGTTTCGACATTGCCTGTGGAGTCCGTACCCTGCTGACCGGCTTGACTCGGGACGACATCCTCGCTCATCAGGAAAAACTGGCAGACACACTGTTTGCATCCGTGCCGGCCGGAGTCGGACGCGGTGGTGACATTGTCCTTGAAGGCGACGAACTGGATGAGATGCTGACAAGGGGAGCCACCTGGGCCGTGCAACGCGGCCTCGGCCAAAAGGCCGATCTGGAGCGCATTGAGGACAACGGTATTTCGCGCGGGGCCAATCCTTCCAAAGTTTCAAAAGAGGCCAAAAAACGCATCCGCAACCAGATTGGCAGCCTCGGCGGTGGAAACCATTACCTCGAAGTGCAGTATGTCGAGGAAATACTGGACGCGGAAAAAGCCGACATCTTCGGGATTTCAGAGGGTGACGCACTAGTCAGCATCCACTGCGGCTCGCGCGGACTCGGTCATCAGATCGGTACGGATTTCCTCAACGCCATGGCTCCAACCAAGAGCAGAAAGGGGAAGAAATCCAAAAGCGGTGCCCCCAAATCGAAACATCCGAGACAGCTCGCCCACGCGCCCATCGACTCCAAGGAAGCACAGAACTACCTGGCCGCCATGCATTGCGGTATCAACTGTGCCCTCGCCAACCGGCAGGTCATCACGCATCTTGTGAGAAAGGCCTTTGCCTCGGTCATGCCCGAAGCCACCCTGCCCCTTCTCTATGACGTGTCGCACAACACCTGCAAAGTCGAACGGCATGAGGGCGAGCACGGTACGCGCAAACTCTTCGTGCACCGCAAGGGTGCCACGCGGGCCTATCCTCCCGGTCATCCCTCCCTTCCGGAAGACATTCGGGAAGCGGGACAGCCAGTGCTCATCGGCGGAAGCATGGGTTCTGCCTCATACATTCTGGCCGGCACACAGGAGGCCATGCGCAAGAGCTTCGGCTCGGCCAACCATGGTGCCGGGCGTGCTCTGTCCCGCACGGAAGCGAAGAGAAAATTCGACGGCATGGACATCGGGGAATCCCTTCGTCACAAAGGGATACTTGTTCGCAGCAAAAGTCTCAAATCCGTTGCCGAAGAAGCTCCGGACGCGTACAAGAAAAGTAGCGATGTCATTACGTCCGTGACAGGCGCGGGTCTCGCGGCTCCGGTTGCCAGACTCATGCCGATGATTTGCATAAAAGGGTAA
- the recD2 gene encoding SF1B family DNA helicase RecD2, with protein sequence MSDNELKTLASAEVRSIVFQNEENGYTIARVTAKDEPGQITVTGTMGDISPGEVLDLRGKWKVHPKFGPQFEVRTFEQTRPATEQGVVRFLQTSIKGVGEKTAQLLLETFGMGILDILDEDPERLLEVKGISKRKLNDIVESWSKQRTIKNLLVFLQSNGVPTTWAGKIFHLYGAQAEQKLRDNPYDLAYEIRGVGFRTADRMALKLGFPPDAPQRLEAAIIYTLFSRCERGGHLFISKDALLDEAARMMEGVDFDKLETALYSLEEKKRVRIEDLPEQEVDEAVYLMHFYHYENEAAQRFYQLVSHPTPVSRDKIAEALPKVEETLGFSLSDEQREAVFEACGNKVFIITGGPGTGKTTITKAIVLTLKELGLKIKLAAPTGRAAKRLSEATGMGAQTLHRLLQYQPDGGFHYDQDQKLKADVLVVDEASMIDAQLCVAVLRALPHTCRLVYVGDVNQLPSVGPGNVLADMLNSERIPSARLSHIFRQAQESFIVVNAHRINNGQMPRQHPMPAPEADYYWIPQEDSAKVQKLILDSVCERIPEVYGMDPMRDVQVLTPMHKGDVGTQALNLALQERLNPFKGREVKRGNTSFRKGDRVLQLRNNYDKDVFNGDLGWVADLDPEDTELLVEFDDGNTVHLESSDLDDLSLAYAVSVHKSQGSEYPAVVMPVVTQHYIMLQRNLLYTGLTRARSLALMIGSDKALKLGLNNVTSGKRGTNLSFRLRHLFDNSLLHAG encoded by the coding sequence ATGAGCGATAACGAACTGAAAACACTTGCCTCCGCTGAAGTCCGCTCCATCGTCTTCCAGAACGAGGAGAACGGCTACACGATCGCGCGCGTTACGGCCAAGGACGAACCGGGACAGATTACCGTCACCGGAACCATGGGTGATATTTCACCTGGCGAGGTGCTTGATCTGCGTGGCAAGTGGAAGGTTCATCCCAAATTCGGACCGCAGTTCGAGGTCCGCACTTTTGAACAAACCAGACCCGCCACCGAGCAGGGCGTTGTCCGCTTCCTTCAGACCTCCATCAAGGGAGTAGGCGAAAAAACCGCCCAGTTGCTGTTGGAAACCTTCGGCATGGGGATTCTGGACATCCTCGACGAGGACCCGGAACGGTTGCTTGAGGTCAAGGGCATCTCAAAGCGCAAGCTCAACGACATCGTGGAATCGTGGTCCAAGCAGAGAACCATCAAGAATCTGCTGGTATTCCTGCAATCCAATGGAGTGCCTACCACGTGGGCCGGAAAGATATTTCATCTCTACGGTGCCCAGGCCGAACAGAAGCTGCGCGACAATCCGTACGATCTCGCTTACGAGATTCGCGGCGTCGGGTTCCGCACGGCGGACCGCATGGCCCTGAAGCTGGGCTTTCCCCCGGATGCTCCGCAGCGGCTTGAGGCGGCCATCATCTACACGCTTTTCTCCCGGTGTGAGCGAGGAGGCCACCTTTTCATCTCCAAGGATGCACTGTTGGACGAAGCCGCGCGCATGATGGAGGGCGTGGATTTCGACAAGCTCGAAACCGCCCTCTATTCGCTTGAGGAAAAGAAGCGCGTCCGGATCGAGGACCTGCCCGAACAGGAAGTGGACGAGGCGGTCTACCTCATGCATTTCTACCATTACGAAAACGAAGCGGCCCAGCGATTCTACCAGCTGGTGAGCCACCCCACGCCGGTCAGTCGCGACAAGATCGCCGAGGCGCTGCCCAAAGTCGAGGAGACTCTCGGCTTTTCCCTCTCCGACGAGCAGCGCGAAGCGGTCTTCGAGGCGTGCGGGAACAAGGTCTTCATCATCACTGGCGGTCCCGGTACCGGTAAGACAACCATCACCAAGGCCATCGTGCTCACACTCAAGGAGCTCGGGCTGAAGATCAAGCTGGCCGCTCCCACGGGACGTGCGGCAAAACGGCTTTCCGAAGCAACCGGCATGGGTGCGCAGACCCTGCACAGGCTCTTGCAGTATCAGCCGGACGGTGGCTTTCATTACGATCAGGACCAGAAGCTCAAGGCGGACGTGCTGGTGGTGGACGAAGCCAGCATGATTGATGCGCAGCTTTGCGTGGCGGTGCTCCGGGCGTTACCCCATACCTGCCGTCTGGTCTACGTCGGTGATGTGAACCAGCTACCGAGCGTGGGACCGGGCAACGTGCTCGCCGACATGCTCAACTCCGAGCGCATCCCCAGCGCGCGACTGTCGCATATTTTCCGTCAGGCGCAGGAGAGCTTCATCGTCGTCAACGCGCACCGCATCAATAACGGGCAGATGCCGAGACAGCATCCCATGCCCGCTCCGGAGGCCGATTATTACTGGATTCCACAGGAAGATTCGGCAAAGGTCCAGAAGCTGATTCTGGACAGCGTGTGCGAGCGTATCCCCGAGGTCTACGGCATGGACCCCATGCGGGACGTGCAGGTGCTCACACCCATGCATAAAGGCGATGTGGGCACGCAGGCGCTCAACCTTGCACTTCAGGAGCGCCTGAATCCCTTCAAAGGTCGGGAAGTGAAGCGGGGCAACACCAGTTTTCGCAAAGGCGACAGGGTGCTCCAGTTGCGGAACAACTATGACAAGGACGTTTTCAACGGCGACCTGGGCTGGGTGGCGGATCTTGATCCGGAAGATACCGAATTGTTGGTAGAATTCGACGACGGCAACACTGTGCACCTCGAAAGCTCCGATTTGGACGATCTTTCTTTGGCCTACGCCGTGAGCGTGCACAAGTCGCAGGGCAGCGAGTATCCGGCGGTGGTCATGCCCGTTGTGACCCAGCACTACATCATGCTTCAGCGAAATCTACTCTACACGGGACTGACCCGGGCGCGAAGCCTCGCTCTGATGATCGGCTCGGACAAGGCGCTCAAGCTGGGATTGAACAACGTCACCTCGGGCAAGCGGGGGACGAACCTCTCGTTCCGCCTGCGGCACCTCTTCGACAACAGTCTCCTGCACGCCGGGTAG
- a CDS encoding TrkH family potassium uptake protein: MRWRNVLHIIGALCACVGLTMLWPLLWALWYGDSGVQPFLLASGLTVASGAGLFFTFRQSGIKVISHREGMAIVALGWLVAGAFGGLPFFFADTFPTFTDCVFESLSGFTTTGASVLSDIESVPRSILFWRSLTHWLGGMGIIVLSLAILPFLGVGGMQLYKAEVPGPVPDKLKPRIKDTAMVLWKVYLAFSVIETVLLMFGGMDLFDALCHTFGTMATGGFSTKNTSVAAFDSAYIDYVITAFMFIAGINFSLHYLMLKGRLSAMIKDPEFRVFAVLFLGFTVVLALSVYLGGTYDSTADAVRFTSFQVASILTTTGFATADYELWPALCQAILLFCMFVGGCAGSTAGGMKVMRIMLILKQSYQELFRLIHPRAVSKVKLGRKPVSDDVIRGVWGFFILWIGLFMLAAFVVSATGIDVVSSFAAALACIGNIGPGIGSVGPTDNYAHLPQLAKMALTLCMVLGRLEIYTVIILFVPEFWRK; encoded by the coding sequence ATGCGCTGGCGCAACGTACTGCACATTATCGGCGCCCTATGCGCCTGCGTAGGCCTGACCATGCTCTGGCCACTGCTCTGGGCGCTGTGGTACGGCGACTCCGGCGTGCAGCCGTTCCTGCTGGCCTCCGGCCTGACCGTGGCTTCGGGGGCGGGCCTCTTTTTTACTTTTCGTCAAAGCGGCATCAAGGTCATCAGCCACCGAGAGGGCATGGCCATCGTGGCGCTCGGCTGGTTGGTGGCGGGCGCGTTCGGCGGCCTGCCGTTTTTCTTTGCGGATACGTTCCCGACCTTCACCGACTGTGTCTTCGAATCCCTTTCAGGGTTCACGACCACGGGAGCCAGCGTGCTCTCCGACATCGAGTCCGTACCGCGCAGCATTCTGTTCTGGCGGAGCCTGACGCATTGGCTGGGCGGCATGGGCATCATCGTACTCTCTCTGGCCATCCTTCCCTTTCTCGGCGTCGGCGGCATGCAGCTTTACAAGGCCGAGGTTCCCGGACCGGTCCCCGACAAGCTCAAGCCGCGCATCAAGGATACGGCCATGGTGCTGTGGAAGGTCTATCTGGCCTTCTCCGTGATCGAGACCGTATTGCTCATGTTCGGCGGCATGGATCTTTTCGATGCGCTCTGCCACACCTTCGGAACCATGGCGACCGGAGGGTTCTCCACCAAGAACACCTCTGTTGCGGCATTTGATTCAGCCTACATCGACTACGTGATCACTGCCTTCATGTTCATCGCCGGGATCAACTTCTCCCTGCATTACCTCATGCTCAAAGGTAGGCTGAGCGCCATGATCAAGGACCCGGAGTTTCGGGTCTTCGCGGTGTTGTTCCTTGGTTTTACCGTGGTGCTGGCCCTTAGCGTCTATCTTGGCGGTACGTATGACTCCACCGCAGACGCGGTTCGGTTTACCTCGTTTCAGGTGGCCTCCATCCTGACCACGACCGGCTTTGCCACGGCGGATTACGAGCTCTGGCCAGCCCTGTGTCAGGCCATTCTGCTTTTCTGCATGTTTGTCGGCGGCTGCGCCGGATCTACTGCAGGCGGCATGAAGGTCATGCGTATCATGCTTATCCTCAAGCAGTCCTATCAGGAGCTTTTCCGCTTGATTCACCCGAGAGCGGTTTCCAAGGTGAAGCTCGGGCGCAAGCCGGTTTCAGATGATGTCATTCGCGGTGTGTGGGGCTTTTTCATCCTCTGGATCGGGCTGTTCATGCTGGCCGCGTTCGTGGTGTCCGCCACCGGAATAGACGTGGTTTCCTCATTTGCCGCCGCGCTTGCCTGCATCGGAAACATCGGTCCCGGCATCGGCTCGGTGGGGCCGACTGACAACTATGCGCATCTGCCGCAGTTGGCCAAGATGGCCCTGACACTGTGCATGGTTCTGGGACGGCTTGAGATTTACACCGTCATCATTCTTTTCGTGCCGGAGTTCTGGCGCAAGTAG
- the trkA gene encoding Trk system potassium transporter TrkA: MRIIIVGAGEVGFHISRRLAVENKEVVVIDRSEKALKRVAEATDVQTIQGSGSSPQVLLDAGIKGADIMLAVTDSDEINILSCFYANQLSPNLTKLARIRNDDYTHFAELIKNDAIGIRKIINPDLEVVNAILRLMSVPGAVEINEFAQGKIRLIGVNLPAKSPVIGTKLLNLRDRIGETPVVIAALVRDDELIIPSGVDEIRQGDMVYFACDIRDQDEVLESLGIHSEPVSKVLIVGGGNIGYHLAKALDSKHFHTRVLETDPERCQFLSENLDRPIVLQGDGTDQDVLHEENVGNMDMVISVTGDEEINILTCLLAKSLGAKNTTTRVNNFAYMRLIDPIGIDHLVCPRLSAINSILHFIRRGKVISTASIKADAAEVLEAIAQENSDVVGKPIMELGFPRGTLVLCFQRGNDVIIPRGDTVIEPEDRLIILTARNNISKVEKALDVKVEFF; encoded by the coding sequence TTGCGGATAATCATCGTCGGAGCCGGAGAAGTCGGCTTTCACATCTCGCGCCGTCTGGCCGTGGAGAACAAGGAAGTCGTGGTCATCGACCGATCGGAGAAAGCCCTCAAGAGGGTTGCCGAGGCCACTGACGTGCAGACCATTCAGGGTTCCGGCAGCAGCCCGCAGGTGCTTCTCGATGCAGGCATCAAAGGCGCGGACATCATGCTTGCGGTGACGGACAGTGACGAGATCAACATCCTCTCCTGTTTCTACGCCAATCAGCTTTCTCCCAACCTGACCAAACTGGCCCGCATCAGAAACGATGACTACACGCACTTTGCCGAACTCATCAAAAACGACGCCATCGGGATTCGCAAGATCATCAACCCCGACCTTGAGGTGGTCAACGCCATCCTGAGGCTGATGAGCGTTCCCGGAGCCGTGGAAATCAATGAGTTCGCGCAGGGCAAGATCCGCCTCATCGGCGTGAACCTGCCTGCCAAATCTCCGGTCATCGGCACCAAGCTTTTGAACCTGCGCGACCGCATCGGCGAGACCCCGGTGGTCATCGCGGCACTGGTCAGGGACGACGAACTCATCATCCCTAGCGGCGTGGACGAAATCCGACAGGGCGACATGGTCTATTTCGCTTGCGACATCCGCGATCAGGACGAAGTGCTGGAAAGCCTCGGCATCCACAGCGAGCCGGTGAGCAAGGTGCTGATCGTGGGGGGCGGCAATATCGGCTATCATCTGGCCAAGGCGCTTGACTCGAAACATTTCCATACCCGCGTCCTGGAGACCGATCCGGAACGCTGTCAGTTCCTGTCCGAAAACCTCGACCGGCCCATCGTGCTACAGGGCGACGGAACCGATCAGGACGTGCTGCACGAGGAAAACGTCGGCAATATGGATATGGTTATCTCCGTGACAGGGGATGAGGAGATCAATATCCTTACCTGTCTGCTGGCCAAGAGCCTCGGCGCGAAGAATACCACCACGCGGGTGAACAACTTCGCCTACATGCGGCTCATCGACCCCATCGGCATCGACCACCTCGTGTGCCCGCGGCTTTCGGCCATCAACTCGATCCTTCATTTCATCAGGCGCGGCAAGGTGATATCCACCGCCAGCATCAAGGCCGACGCGGCCGAAGTGCTCGAAGCCATTGCACAGGAAAATTCGGACGTAGTGGGCAAGCCCATCATGGAACTCGGTTTCCCCAGAGGCACACTGGTACTGTGCTTCCAGCGCGGCAACGACGTCATCATCCCTCGCGGCGACACCGTCATCGAACCGGAAGACCGTCTGATCATCCTCACCGCTCGCAACAACATCAGCAAGGTCGAAAAGGCGCTGGACGTCAAGGTGGAGTTCTTCTAG
- a CDS encoding Hpt domain-containing protein — protein sequence MTTEIIDSSFLDSMAEKRPFIKKMFAVFVSQEPKRIQQIREALNSGDVDTLRHLAHSLKGGSATIGAERVRQACLLLEKATKANDMQQAQQCFSQLETEMHDTYAFMFDFMARE from the coding sequence ATGACCACGGAGATTATCGACTCTTCCTTCCTTGATTCCATGGCTGAGAAGCGACCTTTCATCAAGAAGATGTTCGCGGTTTTCGTCAGCCAGGAACCCAAGAGGATACAACAGATTCGAGAAGCGCTGAATTCGGGAGACGTGGATACGCTGAGGCATCTGGCCCACTCGCTCAAGGGCGGCTCCGCCACCATCGGTGCGGAACGCGTCAGGCAGGCCTGTCTCTTGTTGGAAAAGGCCACCAAGGCGAACGACATGCAGCAGGCCCAACAGTGTTTCAGCCAGTTGGAGACCGAGATGCACGACACTTACGCCTTCATGTTCGATTTCATGGCTCGGGAGTAA
- a CDS encoding cytochrome c3 family protein, whose protein sequence is MKKPYRPILWIVLGIVLGFPIFSMAYYTMVRTSTPEFCASCHEIQAAYMAWKTSTHVNNPQGFVADCMDCHLPAPQDTVNFFYTKTAHGIKDVVAHFMGVEYDREEQAAKARKSIKNEQCLKCHRNLLYMPYKRGAMLAHKQVMYPRPGYEKKCLDCHKNLVHVDRPYYNYKRPGL, encoded by the coding sequence ATGAAAAAACCCTATCGGCCGATCCTGTGGATCGTCCTCGGGATTGTTCTCGGCTTCCCGATCTTCAGCATGGCGTACTACACGATGGTGCGGACCTCCACGCCGGAGTTCTGCGCTTCATGCCATGAGATTCAGGCCGCCTACATGGCCTGGAAGACGTCGACGCACGTGAACAACCCACAGGGCTTCGTGGCAGACTGCATGGACTGCCACCTTCCGGCCCCTCAAGACACTGTGAACTTCTTTTATACCAAGACCGCACACGGCATAAAAGACGTTGTCGCGCACTTCATGGGGGTGGAGTACGACCGGGAGGAACAAGCCGCCAAGGCCCGCAAGTCCATCAAGAACGAACAGTGCCTCAAATGTCACCGCAACCTGCTCTACATGCCCTACAAGCGAGGAGCCATGCTGGCGCACAAGCAGGTGATGTACCCGAGGCCCGGCTACGAGAAGAAATGTCTCGACTGCCACAAGAATCTGGTTCACGTCGACCGGCCCTACTACAACTACAAGCGACCAGGTCTCTAA
- a CDS encoding YbaB/EbfC family nucleoid-associated protein, whose amino-acid sequence MRGMNEMMRQAQMMQKKMTQIQEDLKTREVESSAGGGMVKVKATCGKEIVSVEIEQSVVDSGDAEMIQDLVLTAVNDALKTAGEVMEKEMSAVTGGMKLPGGLF is encoded by the coding sequence ATGCGCGGAATGAATGAAATGATGCGTCAGGCCCAGATGATGCAGAAGAAAATGACCCAGATTCAGGAAGACCTGAAGACCCGCGAAGTGGAATCTTCCGCAGGCGGCGGCATGGTCAAGGTCAAGGCCACTTGCGGCAAGGAAATTGTTTCCGTGGAGATCGAACAGAGCGTGGTGGATTCCGGCGACGCCGAAATGATCCAGGACCTCGTGCTGACCGCCGTGAACGACGCGCTCAAGACCGCCGGCGAAGTCATGGAAAAGGAAATGTCGGCCGTCACCGGCGGCATGAAGCTGCCCGGCGGCCTCTTCTAG